One Aegilops tauschii subsp. strangulata cultivar AL8/78 chromosome 7, Aet v6.0, whole genome shotgun sequence genomic window carries:
- the LOC123494709 gene encoding putative disease resistance protein RGA3, whose translation MAEVAIAIAGLRLAALPVLKKLHANASTYLGVNMTHELHELETTIMPQIELVIEAADKGNHRSKVDKWLQELKEALYMAEDLLEDHEYNHLESQAKGKDSLLANASSISSTFMKPLRAASSSLSNLSSENRKLIRHLKELKVTLAKAKDFRQLLCLPTGYNAASPAIPPAVVPETTSLPPLKVIGRDNDCNRIIDLLTKTTATTDSSTTMYSGLAIVGAGGMGKSTLAQLVYNDRRVKEYFGVTMWVSISRKLDVRRHTREIIESASQGECPHIDNLDTLQHKLTDILQTTGKFLLVLDDVWFEPGSESDWDQLLAPLVSQQKGSKVIVTSRQDSFPVALCCEEVCPLENMEDAQFLALFKHHAFSGPKIRNLQLRERLEDFAEKIAKRLGQSPLVAKVVGSQLKGKTDITAWKDALTIQIDKLNEPMRALLWSYEKLDPCLQRCFLYCSLFPKGYKYVIDELVHLWMAESLVDSCNQNKRVEDIGRDCFKEMISVSFFQLVDEKYTDTHYVMHDFLHDLAESLSREDYFRLEDDKVTEIPTTVRHLSVRVVSMKQHKQSICKLHHLRTIICLDPLMDDVSDLFDQILQNLKNLRVLCLSSYSSSKLPESVGELKHLRYLNIIRTLISELPRSLCTLYHLQLLLLNDKVEVFPEKFCNLRKLRHIERHDYRIYTSYKKSIPQICNIGKLTSLQELEDFFVQKKKGYELQQLRDMNEIRGSLSVTNLENVIGKDQALESKLHKKSHLGSLRLEWCCQNNTNAEDSLHLEILEGLMPPPQLGDLTIDGYKSSVYPGWLLDGLYFENMRSLSFVNCSAIQSLPSNTELFGSCSALCLDNVPNLRTLPCLPLGLKVLSVDNCPLLIFISNDEPEHHDQIENIMWKEHLASQLGLIWEVDSGSHIRSVLSSEHSLLKQLVILMHADVSHVQNLECALEGKKDEALVKEDIIKAWIYCHEQRIGLTYGRSIGLPLVPPSGLHELFLSSCSITDGALAVCLDGLASLNRFILEEIMNLTTLPSEEVLQHLTKLEFLFIKHCWCLRSLGGLRAATSLSDVRLSSCPSLELERGAECLPVSIEKLCIFNCVLGAEFLCTNWPKMNKILISECRSTACLSVGSLTSVESLSLYHLPDLCMLEGLSSLGLHHAHLIDVPKLNAECISQFQVQDSLYVSSPVILNNMLSAEGIAVPAFLSLQGCKEPFVSFEESANFTSVKTLRFCDCLMTSLPTNMKCFSSLRKLDIYDCPNISSLPDLPSSLQHICVWRCELLKESCRAPDGESWPKIAHIRWKEFRV comes from the coding sequence ATGGCAGAAGTGGCGATAGCTATAGCTGGCTTAAGATTGGCTGCATTGCCGGTcttgaagaagctccatgctaaTGCTTCAACGTACCTTGGAGTGAACATGACGCATGAGCTCCATGAACTAGAGACAACTATCATGCCGCAAATCGAGCTTGTGATTGAAGCAGCAGACAAGGGAAACCACAGGtccaaggttgacaaatggcttCAGGAACTCAAAGAAGCCTTGTACATGGCTGAAGACTTGCTGGAAGATCATGAGTACAACCACCTCGAGAGCCAAGCAAAGGGAAAGGATTCATTGCTGGCCAATGCCTCGTCCATCAGTAGCACTTTTATGAAGCCTTTACGTGCTGCATCGAGCAGTCTGTCCAATCTGAGCTCAGAGAACAGAAAGCTAATTCGCCATCTGAAGGAACTGAAGGTTACACTCGCGAAAGCCAAGGACTTCCGTCAACTACTCTGCTTACCAACTGGTTATAATGCAGCAAGCCCCGCCATACCACCAGCTGTTGTTCCTGAGACCACATCATTACCACCTTTGAAAGTGATTGGTCGTGACAATGATTGCAATCGTATAATAGATCTTCTTACCAAGACAACTGCTACTACTGATTCTAGTACAACTATGTACTCGGGTTTGGCCATTGTTGGGGCTGGAGGCATGGGAAAGTCCACCTTGGCACAACTTGTTTATAATGACAGGAGGGTAAAAGAATATTTTGGTGTGACAATGTGGGTAAGCATCTCACGCAAACTTGATGTGCGTCGTCATACACGGGAGATCATCGAGTCAGCCTCTCAGGGGGAATGCCCACACATTGATAACCTTGATACTCTGCAGCACAAGTTGACAGACATACTGCAAACAACAGGGAAATTTCTTCTTGTGTTAGATGATGTTTGGTTTGAACCTGGCAGTGAGAGTGATTGGGACCAATTGTTAGCTCCTCTAGTTTCCCAACAGAAGGGAAGCAAAGTTATTGTAACTTCTCGACAAGATTCATTTCCTGTTGCTCTTTGTTGTGAAGAAGTGTGTCCTCTGGAAAACATGGAAGATGCTCAGTTCTTGGCACTCTTCAAACACCATGCATTCTCTGGACCGAAAATCAGAAATCTGCAGTTGCGTGAAAGGCTGGAAGATTTTGCAGAGAAGATTGCTAAAAGGCTTGGCCAATCTCCTTTGGTGGCAAAAGTTGTGGGTTCCCAGTTGAAAGGTAAAACAGATATCACGGCATGGAAGGATGCTCTAACCATACAGATTGACAAATTAAATGAGCCCATGAGAGCTTTGTTGTGGAGTTATGAGAAGTTAGATCCATGTTTGCAGAGGTGCTTCCTTTATTGCAGCTTGTTTCCAAAAGGCTACAAATATGTCATTGATGAGTTGGTTCATCTTTGGATGGCAGAGAGCCTTGTTGATTCGTGCAACCAAAACAAGAGAGTGGAAGATATTGGGAGGGATTGCTTTAAGGAGATGATCTCTGTTTCATTCTTTCAACTAGTTGATGAGAAATACACTGACACACACTATGTTATGCATGATTTCCTTCATGATCTGGCTGAATCTCTCTCCAGAGAAGACTACTTCAGACTGGAAGATGATAAGGTGACAGAAATACCAACCACTGTCCGGCATCTATCTGTTCGTGTTGTTAGTATGAAGCAACACAAGCAAAGTATCTGCAAGCTACATCATTTACGCACTATTATCTGCTTAGACCCCCTGATGGATGATGTAAGTGACCTTTTTGATCAGATACTACAGAATTTGAAGAATTTGCGTGTATTATGTTTGTCATCTTACAGCAGCAGTAAGTTGCCAGAATCTGTTGGTGAGTTGAAGCACCTTCGGTATTTGAACATCATCAGAACACTAATTTCTGAATTGCCAAGATCACTGTGTACTCTTTACCACTTGCAACTACTTCTGTTAAATGACAAAGTTGAGGTTTTCCCAGAGAAATTTTGCAATTTAAGGAAGTTACGGCATATTGAACGACATGATTATAGAATATACACGTCATACAAGAAGTCAATCCCTCAAATTTGTAACATTGGCAAGCTAACTTCGCTTCAAGAATTAGAGGATTTTTTTGTGCAAAAGAAAAAGGGATATGAGTTGCAACAACTGAGGGACATGAATGAGATTCGTGGTAGTTTGAGTGTCACAAATCTTGAGAATGTCATTGGAAAGGATCAAGCCTTAGAATCGAAGCTGCATAAGAAAAGTCATCTTGGCAGCTTGCGACTTGAATGGTGTTGTCAGAATAACACCAATGCAGAGGACAGCTTACATTTGGAGATTCTAGAAGGCCTGATGCCACCACCTCAACTTGGGGATCTTACAATTGACGGTTACAAATCTTCAGTATACCCAGGTTGGTTACTTGATGGTTTGTATTTTGAAAATATGAGGTCTTTAAGCTTTGTGAATTGCAGTGCAATACAAAGTCTACCATCTAACACTGAGCTATTTGGGAGCTGCTCTGCACTTTGCCTCGACAATGTTCCAAACTTGAGGACATTACCTTGTCTTCCACTGGGCCTTAAAGTGTTATCAGTAGACAATTGCCCACTGCTTATATTTATTTCCAACGATGAGCCGGAACATCATGATCAGATAGAGAATATCATGTGGAAAGAGCACTTGGCATCACAACTTGGTTTAATCTGGGAGGTGGATTCAGGATCACATATTAGGAGTGTGCTCTCATCAGAACATTCATTACTGAAGCAGCTGGTCATATTGATGCATGCTGATGTGTCACACGTTCAAAACCTTGAATGTGCTCTTGAAGGAAAGAAAGATGAAGCATTGGTGAAAGAGGATATCATCAAGGCATGGATATACTGTCACGAGCAAAGGATAGGACTCACGTATGGAAGGAGCATTGGGCTGCCGCTGGTTCCACCATCTGGACTTCATGAACTTTTTCTTTCTTCATGCAGTATTACAGATGGAGCTTTAGCTGTTTGCCTTGATGGCCTGGCTTCATTGAACAGGTTCATCTTAGAAGAGATTATGAATTTAACTACACTTCCTTCTGAAGAGGTCCTCCAACATTTGACAAAACTTGAATTTTTGTTCATCAAACATTGCTGGTGTCTCAGGTCATTAGGGGGTTTACGAGCTGCTACCTCTCTTTCAGATGTTAGATTGAGTTCCTGCCCTTCTTTAGAGTTGGAACGTGGAGCAGAATGTTTGCCGGTATCCATTGAGAAGCTCTGTATATTTAATTGTGTGCTTGGAGCTGAATTCCTCTGCACCAACTGGCCAAAGATGAATAAAATTCTCATAAGTGAGTGCAGAAGCACTGCATGCTTATCAGTTGGTAGTCTCACCTCTGTTGAATCACTCTCACTGTATCACTTGCCAGATTTATGTATGCTCGAAGGATTGTCTTCCCTGGGACTTCACCATGCACATTTGATTGATGTTCCGAAACTCAATGCTGAGTGTATCTCACAGTTTCAAGTCCAGGACTCACTCTATGTTAGCAGCCCTGTAATACTCAACAACATGCTCTCGGCAGAAGGTATTGCAGTTCCAGCATTTCTCTCTCTTCAAGGATGCAAGGAGCCATTTGTTTCATTCGAAGAATCCGCAAACTTCACATCAGTCAAGACCCTGAGATTCTGTGATTGTCTAATGACTTCCCTGCCAACAAATATGAAGTGCTTCTCCAGTCTGAGGAAGCTTGACATCTATGATTGCCCCAACATATCATCTTTACCAGACCTGCCATCCTCCCTCCAGCACATATGTGTATGGCGTTGTGAGCTCTTGAAGGAGAGCTGCCGGGCACCTGATGGAGAAAGTTGGCCAAAGATCGCGCATATCCGCTGGAAGGAATTTAGAGTGTGA